The DNA region GCCGAAGACAGATGATAGCTAAAACCGAAGACAACTGTTCCATCTGTTACCGGAAAGGATAATGCTCATAAAGATGCAATAAATGCCTACCACCTGGTAGCaattaatggagaatattctatagcatttaGTACACTGCCCGTTATAAAGAATTTGTTATTCATACccgccgttacacattcttcaatgaccctcataattgacattaaataGGGGCGTGATCCTAGGACTTTGTTCCCTAGatgcagctataaatagtgagctctattatcattgtaaatgACACGAATTTTCGAGCAAACTTACGCTACAATCTAttcaaagctttatacaattttatcttcttgttttttgattttattattgttgtgcccggaagccCTGCTCTTGGAACTACTGTTTCTGCTATTTCATCTTtatctcaaggctaagtattgcatatttattcaattcttttattattttagggtcgaattaattcacttatctagaaaccacgtataaattcaactgtaacattttacgggtaaacatatATTTAATCtatgtataatatgtgtataaccatatataatcaatgtataatctatgtattccgcctagaaaaagtaaataataaattagGCGGACTATTTCTCCAAAGATCCCAAAAACGCGAGGTACCATATAATCAAATTGAGGATCCCagatattttttgaaattgatcAAAATCAAATCCAAAGATTTAGGCCCCGATTGTTTCGTTCTCATGGAGATATGATAAAAAACAATGGTTGTTTGGATTATCGACATGTGTCCTTCTTCATTCCAAAGGTTAAGATTTGTTTATATTAATGGCAATAACTGAaaaagatataataaaatttccaacaattatattattttctctctttccaGGAAAGAAGTACTGTAAAAGCTTAGCATTGACTTCCAAAGTGCGCCTTCTTCCTTTTCATTTACAATATATTTGTGTGGTATTATTTAATTTCAGTAACCTTGAATATGTTCTATGTATTAATTACTCTGGAGACAATATTGAGACTATTAATCGTATTTTATTTGAACTTCATCTGGTAAATATGTTTGTTTGGtcttttaattatcatttcttgtTTTTGAGCTTAAATTTGGATTTGAATTTAAAAGTGATAATAGTATAGCTGACTTGTATAGCAAATATGTAAGAAGAAATAATTTTAGTTTTGTCTTATAATACTGGTTCTATATATACCTTAGAACTCAATTTCGATGTAATATTAACGTGTCACACATTATTATTATGATAAAATCCTCGAATTATAAAAGTCAaaccaaaaaggaaaataaaactaaaaaagatTGTTGTTTGAAGAAACAGAAAACAATCATTTTCATAGTATGTTTAACAATTGACAAAGACATTCAAGACTCGGTGACTAAAAGtagatttttaaaaatatatatttttcagttattATTACCATTAATATAGTTATTATTTTTCAGTTATTATTTTTCAGTCCCTAATTCAAACAACCGATGAGATTTACTTGAGCGAAGCTCACGAGAGCAGAGCCGAACCCCTCATAGtgtatttgtttttcttctttcttttacaaTCACTTATTTTGTTTGAGGCCTAATTCATTAAGATCTTACACAATATCATTAAAACACTATTCGTTTTAAGATTCTTGCAAATGCGATAGTAAAAACTTACCTGCATTCGATAGTTACACCAAGCAAATACATGCATAATATTTGTCCTACATATAACTCATTTATTACTTAATTATAGTTAGGTGATATATATCTACACTGTAATTTGTGATTTTCATGGTTAATTGGTTTGTTTTGGTATAAACACCGAATATTAAAAGAAACAGCCCGTCCGGTTATTGTTCCCGGCTGGTTAGTGGGCTAGATAAACGGGTTGGGAAATTCTGGTCTAATTAGGGCCCGTCCGGATTCGGGCTTAATGGGTTCGGACCGGATCGGGTTacctaattatttttttatagtatattttatttttcttattcaatgttactggtacttaagtgtttgcaaCTTTTAAGACATAGAattaaggcttagaattaaactttaaactttaaagtttaaagttttaaatttaaaatttgaattttaaaattttaaaattgaaacttgaaagtaagtggctataaaaaattatttaataagaccaatgaacaatatgtaaggatcaaactcCGAAGGCTttcgttttatatttttattgaataataaataatactttaaaataatttgcaagttctattttgatttttttatttttgaacttgcaaattaaaagtttacaacaattataaaaaataagatagAGTACATCACAtactttgcatcatttttgtaagttcatccatgtcaacatgagattcttggtttccggcattgcttgaatcggaaccataaaccattatatctccaatttcttggtcctctGTTTCATCTACCTCTTCATACCCTTGATTTCGCCGTTCTGATGTTATCCAATTTCTTAAGCACACTAGATTTTTCAAAGCATTGTTGTccaatgaatgacgggtatctcctaattattgccttgcttggctaaatgtgctctctgatgcgactgttgaaatcgaCACATTTAGCATGTCTCaagccatggccgaaagaacagaaaatggatttgagttgctcctccaccaacccagCGGTAGAAATTCCTTTGTGTGGGTCTCtggtgacttttgcaagtagaattggagttcatcaatatttctgctactggtttgttgatgctctcctagagtagaccaaatcaaataatcttcaacaccatcattatcctccaaagcaccggtcccagatgttgaaactgaacttgaaggaatatttgcatctacatcAGCAGAAGTATCAACAATGTtaacataataattatataaagtttgtaaatgtttgtgtagatcagaaatacaagtttcaatatcaggggtttcagttggtccaatatccatataaacATATAAAACAATGATTAATTGACGATAAGTGGCCATTTTGATAGAAGGGTTTAAAATAGtaccaattaggtaaatagggcaaattgggtagaaatatttcttaaatttatctagcatagattcaacaacaagagtatatccttctttcttcttcaaattatggaGTAAAAGAGAAttttcagcaatatgaactaaaccatttacaatagtaggataataaactccagaaaactcaagtgtagccacataaaatttttgtaaaatttttacaacatcttcaatgacatcccaagttctagatgttaacaaacagttaggatcggtacaatgagaattagcaacttcagttatgggcattttatatttatacaacatcttaagaataaatgagtataattccacctagtaactatttcttcaggcatgagtcttggttttagtccatattgtacacattttttcttaaatgcatttaatctagcacttctaAGTTTTtcttgaattacaccaacaactcttctaactaaagtgatctcatctctaaataattcaaAGCCACTCttcacaattaaattataaatatgacatgcacacctaacatgaaataTTTTAAGAAGTGGGGTGTATatgcaattttaatattgtaatagcaaCATTGTTGTTAGAAAcattatcaaatgacatacaTAAAACTTTTTCTCAAAGATTGTAAAATATAGCAAGTTCATGGATAttattacttataaatgcacaagtatgactttgatcttcatcatatttaaaagcaataatatgtttttgcatacaaaaattatcatctatcctAGGGGTGTCAACGGTTCGGTTCGgccagttattttataaaatttgtaccatactaatttttcggttattatattatatataaccaaaattagacttttcgaaaccgtcccaatcatgtcggtttctcttcggtatcggtactgttcggttaattttcggttatttttttaaatgtcatgtaaaagtcactagtaaAAGTATAATGCAATAACATATGTACTTTTATAAGACTtggcaaaactctctagacatttttacagtttaaaaggtgacgatgaattaagaaaacatgaaagatggctagagtatagattcATCAATTATTCTACAACAActtaaaagaaactaagcaaatacgaaagatattaaccaagctgggactcaagaataaaatctatagaagattaaatattaaaaaagataaatctaaatcatacgaaaggaaacatattcaatacattgtaatttgctactcataatcgctacaaTATCTTGTGTCTTGATAGTGAATatgctggaaataatttagtttcaatcaGAGTAGCATAATAGGATTgagaattaggattttgagtttaattacttgttggctcgtaactgtttcataattccaaggcccaagaaaaaatttaatgctttaatatttttaaacttaatatataaatatattttatatattataaatttattcggtacggttcggtatttttttgatttatttttataaaataaaaaacctaccctaattataggtacaattatagatttatataaaaacctacggttttattaaaagaaacctaaaatcAGTTCGGTACGGTATGATTCGGCCGGTTTAGtcgatttttaaatatccattgacactcctaatctatccaatggcatgtaacagtcaaataattattttcattaacagcacgaccaatatcagaagtaagaaAAACTCTACAAGAAAGACTGGCGAACAAATAACGGATATATGTTTGATATTGTCTAAAAAGCCTAAAGATATAAGTtatacaagtacttctaggaataccttaAAACAAAGAGTTATAAATTCTTTATATATAAGTAACGAGATATGGTGAAgcagcaaaactaaaaggtaaacaacctaaaacaatcactttagctaattcttcccgatctttcgcTATATCGTATTTTACCCATTAAACCGCCAGTACCCCGGCTTAAGTTTTTGTTGCACACCTTCCTCATCAGCACCCCATGCAATAGGGTGGTTATCTACCATGTACCTACGAAGTTGACCCGTTTCCCCTGCCTTACCTCCGGTCTCATGTTTATAAACTTCCTTACAAATTTGATATCTTAcataatttttatcttcttctagtctttcaaaaaaaaaattccaacactTACTTCTCAATCTTCGATTCCTCTTAATAGGGAGGGGAGGCCTACCTGTATTACcacgacctccacctctaatattttgagtttggctagcattaccaggtgtagccggtggtgtttcaagattattaggtgattgaatatcatctaaattatcatctataccataattttcttgAAATTGCTCATAAtctatatttaaattttcaggtgaactttcagaaatatgtgtaaagctactagaagaaccagcaccaccttttgattttttagaaattttactCGTACTACTACCACCCCTACTAATACACGCTTTTTTGGCTGCTCTAACTATATCCATTATGTAtattaaattaagaaattaaattaataattctaaataataaaataaaaatatacaccaAAGAAGAGAATGAGATGGAATGAGTGTAACCGGATTCCGGATGCCGCACTAAATTTAATATCAAACTTCAGTTGATAGATTGATACTTGATATTTGATGATATTGAAtattgataccacacttcacttgaatatttgatatttgataattataattttgtagtgactaaagtaaatatttgatgaaacttgaaataataaataattgagaatttaagaGCAATAAGCAATattatcaagagagaattgagagagaattagaCTAGTAAGAGAGTAAATTgtgagaaaaaaaatgaaagagaaaggggggggggggaggggctatttatagtttttaaaaggttaaaattataatttatcaattattaggGGTGGGGGGTCTATTTTCTTAAGGGGTAGGCCGAAatggctattttttgcaaaaatggtcGTTGCCAACggtcatttttgaatttgaccgATGGCAATagtcaaaaaaaatttaaaaaaaaataataattttacaaCGGTAACCGGGGTAGACCGGGTTGTAGCCCGGTAAAGGGTAACCGGGTTCCGGGGCACCGGTTACCAAAATATGTGCGTTCCCGCCCCACCCCTAGCGTACCGGGCTGACCCGGGTCGAATCAGGCTGTGATTCGACTGGCCCGGCCTGATTAACAGGCTTACTTTCACCGCATACCGTTGGGTACCATCACCTACCACTTTCACCACCAGCCACCTCCATTAGCTATCATCGGTGGACCACCACATCCATCACCACAACCAGCACCTCATAAGCCACATCGCGGACTATCATCGTTGTCCGCTACCGCCGCTGCTAGTTTTAACATTGTTCAAATAATTTTTACGATATCTTTTGAATATTTTGTGGGTATAatatttacttaattattttatttaaattttacatTTATTAACTGTTAAATAAAGACAAACTACATAAATCCAGATGCTAAGATAACAAACTGTCTTAATTATACATATTAAGATCAGAAACTTCAAAAGTTCTCTTCCCATCCATTCTAAAACCTAAGATACTTATATAAccaaaaaccaaaaataaaattaaaaaaaatacaagctATTTGGAATAATCTCAAACTGAGGCTTTCCCTTCCCTTTGAGATGGGAAATAGACCGGAATGGATTTTATCTATCTACAGACCTATTGACAAAATAAAAAACTAGTACAGGAAGACAAGGAGCTTAAAGATGAATGTAAAAAATGTGGGGAATTCAGACGGCAGCAGTTTCTTGCATTTGGCTGTCAAATCTGCTGGTCAATACTTGAGTTGCCCGAGCACTTCTATGTTGTAATCGCTGGTGTAGCATCTCTGACATCTTGTTGAAAAACTCCGCATCCCATCTTTGTATTAACACAGGATCTTCGGCATAACAGATATATATGGATGTTACCGCGCTTTCCACCACAACTGTAGCCAGTCCAACCTGAAAATCGATATACAATGTCAAataataaggaagactgagagtCATAGAAGAAGAGGATAAGTCATTATGATATCCTACATTTTTGGCATCGACCATGTTACTGTAAACAAGCTCAAGTTTCAAATAGTGTGTAATGGTGATCCCAAAGGCAACTATCTTAGTGACTAATAATCACAGTTATTTTATAAAGGTGGTGCTATGGTATCGCAGCTCGACTATTCTATCGAGTGCATGTACCTCCCACAGCATAAGTATCGGATAGCTCTATCTACCAAGGCTTAGCCAGATGAAAAAAATCACTTGTCATTTGTCTCTACTGGGATTCGAACCTTGTTCAACCATTATTTTCACCCACTTCTACCACTAATAATCACATACCCCGGACATAAGACTCATATGGTTTTGTGATGATGTTGAATGCCTATGCACtttgaaaatcaagaaagaataGATTAGGTTATATGAATGGATCATCAATTGATCGCATATCACAAGGTTCAACCAAAGTTCATAACTGTGAATCCCGATAAAAGTTGATATTTATTCCGCCAGCTTAAAAGTGTGACACCAGGTGCAGCATCTCAGCATGACCTATTCTTGTGTGCTGAATCCTCAGTTAACAGTATTTATATTTAGAAGTTCCTCAAGCTTATTCAGATTGAACTCTGACTTTGGCAATACTTGAGAGGGACGCACATGTGGGCAATAAGGCCGTGAGTGAGTACATGGTGGATTGGCAGGAAAAAATGGAGAAGGCTGGTGAAGGTTATCGTCTTAAAGAAATAAGTATAGTCGCTATTCTTCATAATTATTTCTTTCATCTTCCATTTATCTTTACTTAACATCACATAATCAAACTGAATAGTTGTTCAATTAGATCATTAAAGAACTTGAGGACCATTTAAAGACAAACATCATGAACAGAAAGCAAttgaaaagagaagattgaatgAATTTGGGCCCTAATATCAGGTAAGGATAAAAACGGAAGTGAGGGAAGACAAAAGGGGCATACACTTTCAGACAATAAAAGTAAGATGGGAGCTAGGATTTGATAACTATAACTTACCAAGATCATTCCCATCAACAAGGAAGTAGAACCCACCATCATCACTCTGTCAGGATGCTTGATCCTTGTCCAAATTCCTGCACAAGTTCCGGCTACCAGCCCACCCACAAGAGTTCCCATCAATATAACAGCACCTGAGCAGTCATAGGCAATAAGTGCTTCAACCCCCGTTGATTGGAATAACTCCCAGGCATCTCTTGCCGAGCGATTAAAGTTTTTACCATAAACTGCAATCTGCGAAGGATTATGTTTGAAATATGACATCAAATTCACTAACTAATTGAGATCTGGTTCtggtaaaatttttaaaaattcacTACAATGCAAAATTTCTTCCAAAGTGCTACTTATATTATAAGAACACCATCATCATCAAATAAGATACAAAGAGTACCTAAAGTACAGGAAATATAATGAAACGTTCAAAGTAAGATATATGAATGGTTTGCTCCAAAGGACCCTTCCCATCTCAGATCTTGCTCATTCTCGAAAATCAAAGCATTATATGTAGATATTTAAGGTTGTTTGCTGAAAATCAATCCATCTACCTAGAAAGATAAACTGTTTGGCAATAGCTTTAATGGCAATCCAAATGCAAGGCCACTGCCAACAACCTTAAATATCtacatataaataaaaaatacagaCTATGCTTTTCAGCATCCTTTTCATGCAGCATTAGCGGCCCTTCTTTGTTCTGTTGTGACTCGAGCCTGGAAGCTACATGTTATGGCTAGCAATAGCCCAACACCAACACGAATTAATTACTCAAAAGAAATACTCCTTCCGTCCCAATTTTTGTGATGGATGGTATTTCCTTTTTAGCTTGTCTACAGATAATGACatctttctatatttagaaataatttaactctaaaatttctattttatcCTTAAGCAGATGATTTATAGCGATACAAATATCTATGGCttgttttagaccacaagtttgaaaagtctttctttttttcttaaactcaacGCCCAGTCAAATACCATCACAGAAATTGGATCGGAGGGAGTAACTGATTAGTGCATGTGGCAATTTACATCACATATTTCCTTAAAATCCGTGTCCCATCCTGAAGTGGGacaaagactgagatataacTTATAGCCGGGCCACACTCTAGCTACTCCAAAGATTCATCAGCATCCATGCATGGAATACTTACACACCTAGTTGCCAGAATATCACACTTGCTCAAAACTTATAACTAGCTCGTCATCTGTTAAATTGCACAAATATAAGTGCATCATGCTAAACACAAACAGATGGGAAAGAGGATCAGATAAAGAAGATTATCGAGGGGTTGGCACACATTTGGCATGTACGTTGTCTAGTTGACAAATCCTAGACTacaaccaaaaataatttcataaatgaAGCAAAGAAGATTAATAAAGAGCTGAGCACATTGTGTATGTCAGTAGTTGATAAATCCTAGACTACGACCAAATACTATTACTGAAATACTCTAGAGAACAGTTAGAAGACCAAGAACGTTGTACGGTAGTGAATGTTGGGCCGCTAAAGTCCAACATATCTACAAGATATGTGTTGCAGAGATGTGGATGCTAAGATGGATCTGCAGTCATACAAGAATagataagattaaaaatgaccaCATTCGCCAGAAGGTGTAAGTAGCATGCATGGATGAGAGAAGGTCGCTTGAGATGGTTTGGTCATGTCATGCGTTGACCTACAGATGCATCGGCCAATAGGTGTGAAactatatttaacttatattttatttgtatattgATGGCATGAGTTGAGCGGAAGTGAGGCGTAATTGCTGTTGTTGTGTGGTATCCGAACCAACCTGCGCACACCTCAATTAATACAGGCAGCCTGCCATAATCCACAGGTATAGGTGTTGGTTCTGCTCCTCAAGAATAGAGCAGATGGGCTCATGATGAGTGTTGTAGCTAGGATGTGACCGCGGGATGTGCAGGTTCATTAATCCTATGCCTCAACTACTTGGTCATCCCTTTCGGGACAACTCAAATAACCAAGCTCAGTGGAGACATCAATATCAAAGCAGCAGTTACTCTTTTTTTGTGATAACCCTGGTGTCCAGACCAGCTTACGCACACCTCTACTAATTCCACGAGGTACCTACTATCTCCCACCAACACAGGTACCGGGCAACTCTGTCATTATCTAAGTTTGTTGAGGTATACCGTTAACTAGATTGTCATTATCATCTTCTTTTTATATGTTATCAGGGATTGCCCGAAGCTGCTTTCTGGGAGGTGACAAGGTGTTGAACTGCTAATCGTTTAGTTTTTGATAAGGAACTTCTACTTGTTTAGTAAGTAGTGCCCTTGCAAGACTTAAGAGGGTACCAAAGCAAGATCCATGGATGGGCTATCAAGGAGAAAAAGAGAGTTGTGGATCTGGAGTTTATCTATAAAAGGTGGTCAGCAGTTGGAAGGTGAAGTAAGACCCTTCATAAAAGAATCCATTTTAGGGACATAATTTACAAATATATTGAAAAAATCAACCATGACTTGAAGAACGGAAATATTAACGAAGTACCTGGACATAAGCATATTTATTGAAGAAACGGACTAAGGTCTCAACCAAATGAAAGAGGAAATCAACGCAGCAAAGCAAACACTCATTCTTGCCAATCTTTGATCTGACTCCTCTAATCTGCACATACACGAAACTAGTCAATCAAAAATGTTCATACGTTCAGTTAAACAATATGTAAGTGCAAATCTTACCCTTCATATGAGAAGTTAATATAACAGACAATTAGATAAGAACAGATTGACCAACCTTCCACCGTAATGTCCGGATCGCAGCTGTAAAAAGTGAACCATAGCAGATGCTGCCAAACGAGGTTGTAACAGCATAGCGTAAGGATCTCATCACTGGTTTGGGAGGCATTGAGGCTGCTTGCCGACCACCATTAATGAGAACTAGAAACACCATGCCCGACACTATTACATGAATAATGTTACACAGTACTGCACCAGTCCAAAATAGACTCACACAGAACACCTGTACATAACACAAGCAATCAACAGCTCATGGTGCTTGGTAGCACAACCAGTATAAATTTGATAGTGACTAAACACTAAAACCAGATCAAATGAAGAGCACAAACTTGCCAGCTCACCACAAGAAGCCACCAGCGTCCACCATCACCAATACTAAGCGCTACAACACCAGCTACTCCAAAAGACCAAAGTACTAGCCATGAAAGCATGACTAGCATGAATGCACATGAGACTCCCACAACTTCAGGAAGGCTCCACACCATCTTCACACCTCTTTGTAACACCAACATGGTAAATGGAAGTCTGcgaaattggggaaaaagaaattttttcaCAAAAACCAAGACTTACTCAACAGTGTCCTTATTCAAAAAAATCTTGACTTCTGTATTTATATGCTTTCTAAGCTTTAGGAAAATTTACACAAACCTCTCCATTAAATttgtttaaaatattaaaaagctTATGACACCATCAAACTTTTTTTGATAACCGAGAAATCCCCAAGGGCTAGTGGTGAAAGGAAATTTGGAGGACAAATGGCCAGCCCCTCTACCCTTCACTTAAATACCATGCTTTTGTTTGCGACAAGGATCAAACTTGTCAAATATTTTAACTCCAATCTAAACTATCCTAGAACTTCATGCTTGTAACAAACTAAAAAGGAGGTTCGCATGATGTGGCATTTTATTTTGGAGAGGTAAACTTACAAATCTGTCGAATGTAACTTTGCACTAACTAGAATTTTTTTATACAGGGAGAGCAACCTCCTTTCAAATGGTAGGATGACTTTCTATCCAAGGAACTTCATGACTGTATatctaatttcatttaaaatCAGGATGACAGGGCTGACTCCAGATAAGATTTCTTTCAAGAAAACTAATCTGCAGATGCTCCAGCAGACATGCACATAACAAATGATAGATGACCTTTAAAATTGATGACAAGAGCATGCAtatagagaaaagaaagaaataatggTCTCCTTCCCTACAATATAAAAAACGAAGAAAGTAATAGTATGACCAGAGAACACTGACTTGCAACCAACATAATGCCCTTTGTAGAAACTGTAGTTTTCTCTTtatatataaaagcaaaaaatagtAAAGTCCTCATTTTATACAATCTCACAACACCACAATTTTCTCCAAGCTGGTAGAAAGAAAGTATGGATAGCGGGCTCATTTTCACTAcattaaataaaaagaaaaaccaagattCGTTTctgtttcttatttttcaaaatcatGTTTTTTTCCCGCTATACCTGTCTATGACTGATATTACGTACAAAAACTGCAATACTGCACCAACAGCAAATGCAACACCCCAGAAAAATTGCTTCTGCCAGAAACACAACACACTGATCACAGCAAGATATGTGGTTAAGATGTGAACCGAGAATTTCATCATGCTATTAGCACTTGAACCAAGCAACAACAACCAAGCCCATGCCAGAACTGTTCCCACTGTGCCAGCCACGGCATACAAAGGCCAAAAGTCCTCAGTCAAACCAGGCTGATTCTCAAGGAACATGTTCGTGAACCTATCGATTTTGAGCCTATCCTTTTCCCTAAACCTGTTAAACCCCAATACAGCAAGTGCCACACCTACCAATACTAGATGCAACATGAATACCCCCATCCAGAACACATCTCGCCAATGCCGTGAAACTTGTGAAGTGATCAGTTGTCGAGATCTATTAGCATCTCCACTCGACCCATTCCCCACCACATCCTGCAGTCAAATagataaagaaaataataaaatctcAAACTTCTCTATGTCTGCAGAGCATAAGTAAGACTCGATTGGTACTCCCTGATTCCATTTATTATGGTGGCTTTTGATGGGGTTTAAGATGCAAAATTCATTTTAGTAATATTTAGTGCTAGTTGAAGAAATATTAAAGAGTGATTGAAACATGAGTTTGATAGAGAAACATCACATCAAAATGGAGAGTGTGTTAGACAAGAGTCGGAAGTtcacttttcctttcttttgcatGTTTGGTGCATATTGAAGTACCTACT from Nicotiana tabacum cultivar K326 chromosome 24, ASM71507v2, whole genome shotgun sequence includes:
- the LOC107778805 gene encoding uncharacterized protein LOC107778805 isoform X1; translation: MSDSQFSSLSSSSYDGSASPSPAAPPPDVVGNGSSGDANRSRQLITSQVSRHWRDVFWMGVFMLHLVLVGVALAVLGFNRFREKDRLKIDRFTNMFLENQPGLTEDFWPLYAVAGTVGTVLAWAWLLLLGSSANSMMKFSVHILTTYLAVISVLCFWQKQFFWGVAFAVGAVLQFLYVISVIDRLPFTMLVLQRGVKMVWSLPEVVGVSCAFMLVMLSWLVLWSFGVAGVVALSIGDGGRWWLLVVSWQVFCVSLFWTGAVLCNIIHVIVSGMVFLVLINGGRQAASMPPKPVMRSLRYAVTTSFGSICYGSLFTAAIRTLRWKIRGVRSKIGKNECLLCCVDFLFHLVETLVRFFNKYAYVQIAVYGKNFNRSARDAWELFQSTGVEALIAYDCSGAVILMGTLVGGLVAGTCAGIWTRIKHPDRVMMVGSTSLLMGMILVGLATVVVESAVTSIYICYAEDPVLIQRWDAEFFNKMSEMLHQRLQHRSARATQVLTSRFDSQMQETAAV
- the LOC107778805 gene encoding uncharacterized protein LOC107778805 isoform X2; its protein translation is MSDSQFSSLSSSSYDGSASPSPAAPPPDVVGNGSSGDANRSRQLITSQVSRHWRDVFWMGVFMLHLVLVGVALAVLGFNRFREKDRLKIDRFTNMFLENQPGLTEDFWPLYAVAGTVGTVLAWAWLLLLGSSANSMMKFSVHILTTYLAVISVLCFWQKQFFWGVAFAVGAVLQFLYVISVIDRLPFTMLVLQRGVKMVWSLPEVVGVSCAFMLVMLSWLVLWSFGVAGVVALSIGDGGRWWLLVVFCVSLFWTGAVLCNIIHVIVSGMVFLVLINGGRQAASMPPKPVMRSLRYAVTTSFGSICYGSLFTAAIRTLRWKIRGVRSKIGKNECLLCCVDFLFHLVETLVRFFNKYAYVQIAVYGKNFNRSARDAWELFQSTGVEALIAYDCSGAVILMGTLVGGLVAGTCAGIWTRIKHPDRVMMVGSTSLLMGMILVGLATVVVESAVTSIYICYAEDPVLIQRWDAEFFNKMSEMLHQRLQHRSARATQVLTSRFDSQMQETAAV